From a region of the Deltaproteobacteria bacterium genome:
- a CDS encoding YbhB/YbcL family Raf kinase inhibitor-like protein, which produces MGELTISSTAFSHMGMIPEQYTCDGEDVNPPLVFDNVPEGTKSFALIMDDPDAPVGLWVHWVVWNISGAAAGIEQNTVPPGALQGKNSWGRSDYGGPCPPSGTHRYFFKLYALDSPLQLAAGATKEQLEKAMAGHVLGKAETVGLYRRGR; this is translated from the coding sequence CGTTTTCCCACATGGGCATGATACCGGAGCAGTACACCTGTGACGGGGAGGATGTGAACCCGCCACTTGTCTTCGATAACGTGCCCGAAGGGACGAAATCTTTTGCCCTGATCATGGATGACCCCGATGCACCCGTCGGCCTCTGGGTCCACTGGGTGGTGTGGAACATTTCGGGGGCAGCTGCAGGGATAGAGCAAAACACCGTGCCACCCGGGGCGCTTCAGGGGAAAAACAGCTGGGGAAGAAGCGATTACGGGGGACCCTGCCCGCCTTCGGGGACCCACCGCTATTTCTTCAAGCTCTATGCCCTCGATTCCCCGCTTCAGCTTGCAGCAGGTGCGACGAAAGAGCAGCTCGAAAAGGCCATGGCAGGGCACGTTCTCGGGAAAGCTGAAACCGTAGGCCTGTACCGCCGGGGCAGGTAG